In Bacillus sp. Cs-700, one genomic interval encodes:
- a CDS encoding MurR/RpiR family transcriptional regulator → MNQLSITQMIKQHYPSLSTGQKKVAEWLTQNHEEGALLTAFQMGRKVGVSETTVIRFSYALGFKGYSEMQESVRTHWLGKNRTKQLGNSSDVQEVTEHTLFNDIVKEETAVLQQLLTQIDKDEIWKVIDCLIKAKSVYIAGFGSSYGAAYWLHYNLKQLREGISLSNSSGFSPEDLCDLTQDSIVFLFSFPRYRREAVELATWSQQQLIPVISVTNRQLSPIGSLSTLTLTTEEKMESGHHSISSVISLLEMILKGIHFKDSDRISLRQQKLEQLYSKQSWFVE, encoded by the coding sequence ATGAACCAGCTTTCCATTACTCAAATGATTAAACAGCATTATCCTTCCCTATCTACCGGTCAAAAAAAAGTTGCAGAGTGGCTCACCCAAAATCATGAGGAAGGAGCATTGTTGACCGCTTTTCAAATGGGAAGGAAAGTGGGAGTCAGTGAAACGACTGTCATTCGCTTCTCATATGCACTTGGATTTAAAGGATATTCTGAAATGCAGGAATCCGTTCGAACTCATTGGTTAGGAAAAAATAGAACCAAACAACTAGGAAATTCTTCAGATGTACAGGAAGTAACTGAACACACCCTTTTTAACGATATTGTAAAGGAAGAAACGGCTGTCCTACAGCAATTGTTAACCCAAATAGACAAAGACGAGATCTGGAAGGTGATTGATTGTCTCATTAAAGCAAAATCTGTTTACATTGCTGGCTTTGGAAGTTCGTACGGAGCGGCATACTGGCTACATTATAACCTGAAGCAATTAAGGGAGGGGATTAGTCTTTCGAATTCAAGTGGCTTCTCACCTGAAGACCTTTGTGATCTCACTCAAGATTCTATTGTCTTTCTGTTTTCATTCCCACGTTATCGAAGAGAAGCGGTTGAGCTTGCTACGTGGTCACAACAGCAATTGATTCCTGTCATATCCGTTACAAATCGGCAATTATCTCCCATCGGCTCCCTTTCAACACTTACTTTAACAACGGAGGAGAAGATGGAGTCAGGTCACCACTCTATTTCCTCAGTGATTAGTCTTTTGGAAATGATCCTAAAAGGAATACATTTCAAAGACAGTGACCGTATTAGTCTTCGTCAACAAAAGTTAGAACAGCTTTACAGTAAACAAAGCTGGTTTGTTGAATAA